Proteins from a single region of Crassaminicella profunda:
- the argF gene encoding ornithine carbamoyltransferase, whose protein sequence is MPINLKGRNFITLKDFTPQEIHYLLDLSVDLKRKKRSGEEGDLLKGKNIVLLFEKTSTRTRCAFEVAGFDEGAQVTFLSNSQMGKKESIEDTAKVLGRFYDGIEFRGFKQETVDTLAKHAGVPVWNGLTDLYHPTQILADFMTIMEHVNKPLNKTKLVYAGDARNNMGNSLMIGAAKMGMHFVAVAPKELFPSEELISEMREVAKYTGGKIEFTENIEEGVKDADAIYTDVWVSMGEEDKFEERIEQLKPYQVNMKMMEQTGNPDVIFLHCLPSFHDTKTIVGKDIYEKYGLKEMEVTDEVFRSKYSVVFDEAENRMHTIKAVMVATLGK, encoded by the coding sequence ATGCCAATTAATTTAAAGGGAAGAAATTTTATAACATTAAAGGATTTTACACCACAGGAGATACATTATTTATTAGACTTATCTGTTGATCTTAAGAGAAAGAAAAGATCAGGAGAAGAAGGAGATTTATTAAAAGGAAAAAATATTGTCTTATTATTTGAAAAAACTTCAACAAGAACAAGATGTGCATTTGAAGTAGCAGGCTTTGATGAAGGTGCTCAGGTTACTTTTTTGAGTAATAGTCAAATGGGCAAAAAAGAATCCATAGAAGATACAGCGAAAGTACTAGGACGATTTTATGACGGTATTGAATTTAGAGGATTCAAACAAGAAACAGTAGATACACTTGCAAAACATGCAGGTGTACCTGTATGGAATGGACTTACAGACCTATATCATCCTACTCAAATATTAGCGGATTTTATGACAATCATGGAGCATGTAAATAAGCCTCTTAACAAGACAAAGTTAGTGTATGCAGGGGATGCAAGAAATAACATGGGCAATTCTTTGATGATAGGAGCGGCAAAAATGGGAATGCATTTTGTAGCAGTAGCACCAAAAGAATTATTCCCATCAGAAGAATTGATTTCAGAAATGAGAGAAGTAGCCAAATATACAGGAGGAAAAATAGAGTTTACTGAAAATATAGAAGAAGGGGTTAAGGATGCCGATGCTATATATACAGATGTATGGGTATCTATGGGAGAAGAAGATAAATTTGAAGAGAGAATTGAGCAATTAAAACCTTATCAAGTGAATATGAAGATGATGGAACAAACAGGAAATCCAGATGTAATCTTTTTGCATTGTTTACCATCTTTCCATGATACAAAAACAATCGTAGGAAAGGATATCTATGAAAAATATGGACTAAAAGAAATGGAAGTAACAGATGAAGTGTTTAGAAGTAAATATTCAGTAGTATTTGACGAAGCAGAAAATAGAATGCATACAATCAAAGCAGTAATGGTGGCAACTTTAGGGAAATAG
- the arcC gene encoding carbamate kinase, whose amino-acid sequence MKKLVVALGGNALQESSKPATAKAQLEVIRNTSKYIADIIEEGYKVSIAHGNGPQVGRIVLQNEAANHITPAMPFDVCGAMSQGMIGYHIQQSLRDELKLRGNNKQVVSLVTQVLVDQDDLAFSHPTKPIGPFYTKEEAQKIKSEKGYDMVEDAGRGFRRVVASPNPIKIVEIDTVKNLVESDQIVITVGGGGIPVIQKEDGQLQGVPAVIDKDLASERLAEDLDADILLILTAVDKVSINFGKLNQIDLDHITVEEAYKYIDEGHFAPGSMLPKMKAAIQFAQSKPGRKSIIASLSQAREALVGDSGTIITKERIEAYRELVEA is encoded by the coding sequence ATGAAAAAGCTTGTAGTAGCCCTAGGGGGAAACGCATTGCAAGAATCTAGCAAGCCTGCTACTGCGAAGGCACAATTAGAAGTCATTAGAAATACATCAAAGTATATTGCAGATATTATAGAAGAAGGATATAAGGTATCCATTGCCCATGGAAATGGACCACAGGTTGGTAGAATAGTTCTTCAAAATGAAGCAGCAAATCATATTACACCAGCTATGCCCTTTGATGTTTGTGGAGCTATGAGTCAGGGAATGATTGGATATCATATACAGCAGTCCTTAAGAGATGAACTAAAATTAAGAGGAAATAATAAACAAGTAGTAAGTCTTGTTACTCAAGTATTAGTAGATCAAGATGATTTAGCATTTTCTCATCCAACTAAGCCTATAGGACCTTTTTATACGAAGGAAGAAGCACAAAAAATAAAAAGTGAAAAAGGATATGATATGGTAGAGGATGCAGGTCGTGGATTTAGAAGAGTTGTAGCTTCTCCAAATCCGATTAAGATTGTTGAGATAGATACAGTTAAGAATTTAGTTGAATCAGACCAAATTGTTATTACAGTAGGGGGTGGAGGTATACCTGTTATTCAGAAAGAAGATGGACAATTACAAGGTGTACCAGCAGTGATTGATAAAGATTTAGCATCTGAAAGGCTAGCAGAAGATTTAGATGCAGATATCCTTTTAATCCTTACAGCAGTAGATAAAGTTTCAATAAATTTTGGAAAGCTTAATCAAATAGATCTTGATCATATAACCGTGGAAGAAGCTTATAAGTATATAGATGAGGGACATTTTGCACCGGGTAGTATGTTACCAAAAATGAAAGCAGCTATTCAATTTGCACAGTCAAAACCAGGAAGAAAGTCTATCATCGCTTCCTTGTCTCAAGCAAGAGAAGCATTAGTTGGAGATAGTGGAACCATCATAACAAAAGAAAGAATAGAAGCTTATAGAGAATTGGTTGAAGCATAA
- a CDS encoding argininosuccinate synthase gives MKKEKVVLAYSGGLDTSVILTWLKETYGVDVVAACINVGQEDDFEEVKKKALATGAVKSYVVDVVEEFITDYIYPTLKASAVYEDDYLLGTSFARPLIAKKLVEIAEKEGAVAIAHGATGKGNDQVRFEATIKALNPHLKIIAPWRIWDLKSREDCIEYAEKHNIPIAVTKEKIYSRDQNIWHISHEGGNLEEPWNEHDESIYMMSVSPQNAPDTPAFIEIEFEKGIPVKINGENYNPVSMMEVLNQLAGENGVGTIDIIENRLVGMKSRGIYETPGGTILFKAHKALEKLTLDRDTLSYKKIVSEKYAQLVYDGLWFTPLRVALSKFVDSTQEVVTGKVKMKLYKGNCTCVASASPYSLYNEEFVTFGEDDVYNQKDAEGFINLFALPLTIRAIMNEKDTKGVK, from the coding sequence ATGAAAAAAGAAAAAGTAGTATTAGCATATTCTGGAGGATTAGATACCTCTGTAATTCTTACATGGTTAAAGGAAACTTATGGAGTAGACGTGGTTGCAGCATGTATAAATGTTGGTCAAGAAGATGATTTTGAGGAAGTAAAGAAAAAAGCTTTGGCAACAGGAGCGGTAAAGTCTTATGTGGTAGATGTAGTAGAAGAGTTTATTACAGATTATATTTATCCAACTCTTAAGGCGTCTGCTGTTTATGAAGATGATTATTTATTAGGAACATCCTTTGCTAGACCACTTATTGCAAAAAAATTAGTTGAGATAGCAGAAAAGGAAGGCGCAGTAGCCATTGCTCATGGAGCTACTGGAAAAGGAAATGATCAGGTTCGTTTTGAAGCTACTATTAAAGCTTTGAATCCACACTTAAAGATTATTGCCCCTTGGAGAATATGGGATTTAAAATCAAGAGAAGATTGTATTGAATATGCAGAGAAACATAATATTCCAATTGCTGTTACAAAAGAGAAAATTTATAGTAGAGATCAAAACATCTGGCATATTAGTCATGAGGGTGGAAATTTAGAAGAACCATGGAATGAACATGATGAAAGTATATACATGATGAGTGTATCTCCTCAAAATGCACCTGATACACCTGCCTTTATTGAAATTGAATTTGAAAAAGGAATACCGGTTAAAATAAATGGTGAAAACTATAATCCTGTAAGCATGATGGAGGTATTAAATCAATTAGCTGGAGAAAATGGCGTAGGAACTATTGATATTATTGAGAATAGATTGGTTGGGATGAAATCTAGAGGTATTTATGAAACGCCAGGAGGAACCATTCTTTTTAAGGCCCATAAAGCCCTAGAAAAGCTTACATTAGATAGAGATACTTTAAGTTATAAAAAAATTGTATCAGAAAAGTATGCCCAGCTTGTTTATGATGGACTATGGTTTACACCTCTTAGAGTGGCATTATCTAAATTTGTTGATAGTACACAAGAAGTTGTAACAGGAAAAGTAAAAATGAAGCTTTATAAGGGGAATTGTACGTGTGTTGCATCAGCTTCACCTTATTCATTATATAATGAAGAATTTGTTACCTTTGGAGAAGATGATGTATACAATCAAAAGGATGCAGAAGGATTTATTAATCTATTTGCTTTACCATTAACGATTCGTGCCATTATGAATGAGAAAGATACAAAAGGAGTGAAATGA
- the argH gene encoding argininosuccinate lyase has product MKLWGGRFAKNTAALVDEFNASISFDQKLYKHDIIGSIAHAKMLKKSNIITEEEGKEIIEGLENILKDIEEGKVEFQISYEDIHMNIEKLLIDQIGEVGKKLHTARSRNDQVAVDIRLYLRDQINRICEKIKNLLNTLIALSEKHINTIMPGYTHLQRAQPITLGYHLMAYFQMFKRDYLRLKDCYKRVNMMPLGAGALAGTTYETDREFLREELDFFGICENSLDAVSDRDFVIEFISDASMMMMHLSRFCEELIIFNSAEFNFVEMDDAYSTGSSIMPQKKNPDVAELIRGKTGRVYGNLFNLLTIMKALPLAYNKDMQEDKPPLFDTVENVSICLEIFDEMIKTMKIRKDNMKKATKEGFMNATDVADYLVKKGLAFRSAHEVVGKMVLYCVQNNKTMEDLSLEEFKDFSSVFTEDILETIKIENCIVSKKSQGSTAKQHVEKMIREGKRMIEVLD; this is encoded by the coding sequence ATGAAGTTATGGGGAGGACGTTTTGCAAAAAATACAGCAGCTCTTGTGGATGAATTTAATGCGTCTATATCCTTTGATCAAAAGCTTTACAAGCATGATATTATAGGTAGTATTGCCCATGCAAAAATGTTAAAAAAATCTAATATCATTACAGAAGAAGAAGGAAAAGAGATTATAGAAGGCCTAGAAAATATACTAAAAGATATTGAAGAGGGTAAGGTAGAATTTCAGATATCCTATGAAGATATTCATATGAATATTGAAAAGCTCTTGATAGATCAAATTGGAGAAGTAGGTAAAAAACTTCATACAGCAAGAAGTAGAAATGATCAGGTGGCAGTAGATATAAGATTATATCTAAGAGATCAAATCAATAGGATTTGTGAAAAAATAAAGAACTTGTTAAATACTTTAATTGCTTTGTCAGAAAAGCATATAAACACAATTATGCCAGGATATACCCATCTTCAAAGGGCGCAACCCATTACTTTAGGATATCATCTGATGGCGTATTTTCAAATGTTTAAACGAGATTATTTAAGACTTAAGGATTGTTATAAAAGGGTAAATATGATGCCTTTAGGAGCAGGAGCATTAGCAGGGACTACTTATGAGACAGATCGGGAGTTTTTAAGAGAAGAACTAGATTTTTTTGGAATATGCGAAAATTCTTTGGATGCAGTAAGTGATAGAGATTTTGTCATTGAATTTATCAGTGATGCGTCAATGATGATGATGCACCTAAGCAGATTTTGTGAAGAGTTAATTATCTTTAATAGTGCTGAATTTAATTTTGTAGAGATGGATGATGCATATAGTACAGGAAGTAGTATTATGCCCCAAAAGAAAAACCCTGATGTGGCAGAATTGATTCGAGGAAAAACAGGAAGGGTTTATGGAAATCTCTTTAATTTATTAACCATTATGAAAGCATTGCCCCTTGCGTATAACAAGGATATGCAGGAAGATAAACCACCCCTTTTTGATACGGTTGAAAATGTAAGCATTTGTCTTGAGATTTTTGATGAAATGATTAAAACAATGAAAATAAGAAAAGATAATATGAAAAAAGCTACAAAAGAAGGATTTATGAATGCTACAGATGTGGCAGATTATCTTGTGAAAAAAGGATTGGCCTTTAGAAGTGCTCATGAAGTGGTAGGTAAAATGGTTCTTTACTGTGTACAAAATAATAAAACCATGGAAGATTTAAGTTTAGAAGAATTTAAGGATTTTTCAAGTGTATTTACAGAAGACATTCTTGAAACTATAAAAATAGAAAATTGTATTGTATCTAAAAAATCACAGGGTTCTACGGCAAAACAGCATGTGGAGAAGATGATTAGGGAAGGAAAAAGAATGATAGAAGTATTAGATTAA
- the argF gene encoding ornithine carbamoyltransferase, producing the protein MPINLKGKSFLTLKEFTPREIMYLLNLSKNLKNKKRVGDHEKLLAGKNVVLLFEKSSTRTRCSFEIAAMDEGAGVTFLGGNDSHISKKESIEDTAKVLGRMYDGIEFRGYSQETVEDLAEYSGVPVWNGLTDLYHPTQILADFLTVMEHIDKPLNKVKFVYVGDARNNMGNSLMIGATKLGMDFVALAPKDLFPDENLVMEMKDLAKETGASITLTEDLEDVVGADVIYTDVWVSMGEEDQFEERIKTLLPYQVNMKMIKKTNNEDVIFMHCLPAFHDLETVVGKEVYEKYGLKEMEVTDEVFRSKYSVVFDEAENRLHTIKAVMVATMA; encoded by the coding sequence GTGCCCATTAACTTAAAAGGTAAAAGTTTTCTCACACTGAAGGAGTTTACACCGAGAGAAATCATGTATCTATTAAATTTATCTAAAAATTTAAAAAATAAAAAAAGAGTAGGAGATCATGAAAAATTACTAGCAGGAAAAAATGTTGTATTATTATTTGAAAAATCTTCTACTAGAACAAGATGCTCCTTTGAGATTGCAGCTATGGATGAAGGGGCTGGAGTTACCTTTTTAGGAGGTAATGATAGTCATATTAGCAAAAAAGAATCTATAGAGGATACGGCAAAAGTATTAGGAAGAATGTATGATGGTATTGAATTTAGAGGATATAGTCAAGAAACGGTAGAGGATTTAGCTGAGTACTCAGGAGTTCCTGTATGGAATGGACTTACAGATCTATATCATCCAACACAAATTCTTGCAGATTTTCTAACGGTTATGGAGCATATTGATAAGCCTTTAAATAAAGTGAAATTTGTATATGTAGGAGATGCTAGAAATAATATGGGGAATTCTTTGATGATTGGTGCGACGAAATTAGGAATGGATTTTGTAGCATTAGCCCCAAAAGATTTATTTCCTGATGAAAATCTGGTAATGGAAATGAAGGATTTAGCAAAAGAGACAGGGGCAAGTATTACCCTTACAGAAGATCTAGAGGATGTAGTTGGTGCAGATGTTATTTATACAGATGTATGGGTATCTATGGGGGAAGAAGATCAATTTGAAGAAAGAATAAAAACCTTACTACCTTATCAAGTGAATATGAAAATGATTAAAAAAACAAATAATGAAGATGTAATCTTCATGCACTGTCTTCCAGCATTTCATGATTTAGAAACAGTTGTAGGAAAAGAAGTCTATGAAAAATACGGACTAAAAGAAATGGAAGTAACAGATGAGGTGTTTAGAAGTAAATATTCAGTAGTTTTTGACGAAGCTGAAAATAGACTGCATACCATAAAAGCTGTAATGGTCGCTACCATGGCTTAA